From a region of the Halanaerobium hydrogeniformans genome:
- a CDS encoding HD domain-containing phosphohydrolase → MKKFLLVLVLILIVTFSAGAETPEVRDNVINIFDGHGSPMLFIDQESGEIIYANDAAAEFYGYSKEELTEINIAEINVLSPEETAEEMAAAVREERNFFQFEHRLESGEIRHVEVYSYPQMFEGREILLSIIHDVTPRVELAERNRQISNYFYITLIIIILILFIASFLYYKNYQAAKKRNKEIERLNKLRQTFIDADDSLVYLKDQNLNYVFVNDRVAEFYGKDKDEIIGIDDYQLSEPGFAEFVRKTDNRVKEKGELISQEVRWQNKVYNSTKFPVKLLDGTYGVGAYIRDITEEYKNRQKLSIERNKYLQTLLSIGDAVMIVNNQRQVEMINEVAEELTGWNKTEAEGRDYRSVLNLSSADEEKDLVNPVELAFETEETQELEDGAILVAKDDSKYFIDDTAAPIKDENDQVRGVVVVFRDETASREQKEKIEYLSYHDPMTGLYNRRFFEEELKRLNVDRNLPMSIIIGDLNGLKLTNDIFGHNAGDKLLFKATEAFKESCREDDIIARWGGDEFIILLPQTSRKDAEKVVRRIKESFSKKNSTALSSGIAMGVSTKIASEEDIIKLIDEAETEMYSSKTVSRTDNDIKHIENITNILDEKSSREEKHANRTAELAARLANKLDLKESECKKITNAALYHDIGKVAVDEEILNKKSALTPKEYDEIKLHALTSYRILNYFSDTIDIAQCVLAHHERWDGTGYPKGLKEKEIPLAARIVAIAEAYEVMTSADTYKKKNISKEEAVAELKRCAGSQFDPELVKKFIEVLNEN, encoded by the coding sequence GTGAAAAAGTTTTTGCTGGTTTTAGTTCTTATTTTAATAGTTACTTTTTCTGCTGGTGCAGAGACACCAGAAGTTAGAGATAATGTTATAAACATTTTTGATGGTCATGGATCTCCAATGTTGTTTATTGATCAAGAAAGTGGAGAAATTATTTATGCTAATGATGCTGCAGCAGAATTTTATGGTTATAGCAAAGAAGAGCTTACAGAAATCAATATCGCAGAGATTAATGTATTAAGCCCCGAGGAAACTGCAGAAGAGATGGCAGCTGCGGTTCGAGAGGAAAGAAATTTTTTTCAGTTTGAACACCGGCTAGAAAGTGGAGAAATAAGGCATGTTGAGGTATATTCTTATCCCCAGATGTTTGAAGGCAGGGAAATACTTCTTTCAATAATACATGATGTGACTCCAAGAGTAGAGCTAGCTGAACGAAATAGGCAGATTAGTAATTATTTTTATATAACTTTAATTATAATAATTTTAATTTTATTTATAGCCTCATTTTTATATTATAAGAACTATCAGGCAGCCAAAAAAAGAAATAAAGAGATTGAAAGGTTAAACAAATTAAGGCAGACTTTTATTGATGCTGATGACAGTTTAGTTTATTTAAAAGACCAAAACTTAAATTATGTTTTTGTGAATGACAGGGTAGCAGAATTTTATGGTAAAGATAAAGACGAAATTATAGGGATTGATGATTATCAGCTTTCTGAACCAGGATTTGCTGAGTTTGTCAGAAAAACCGATAATAGAGTAAAGGAAAAAGGAGAATTAATCAGCCAAGAAGTAAGATGGCAAAATAAAGTTTATAATTCAACTAAATTTCCTGTTAAGTTATTAGATGGAACTTATGGTGTTGGAGCATATATAAGAGATATTACTGAAGAATATAAAAATAGACAAAAACTATCTATTGAAAGAAATAAATATCTGCAGACACTACTCTCAATTGGTGATGCTGTAATGATAGTCAATAACCAGAGACAAGTCGAAATGATAAATGAAGTTGCTGAAGAATTAACAGGCTGGAATAAAACTGAAGCAGAAGGTAGGGATTATCGTTCAGTATTAAATTTAAGCAGTGCAGATGAGGAAAAAGATCTTGTTAATCCAGTAGAACTAGCCTTTGAAACTGAAGAAACACAGGAATTAGAAGATGGAGCAATTTTAGTAGCAAAAGATGATAGTAAATATTTTATTGATGATACAGCCGCTCCTATAAAAGATGAAAATGATCAGGTTCGGGGTGTTGTTGTAGTTTTCAGGGATGAAACTGCAAGTAGAGAACAGAAAGAAAAAATAGAATATTTAAGTTATCATGATCCAATGACCGGTTTATATAATAGGCGATTTTTTGAGGAAGAATTAAAAAGGCTGAATGTAGATAGGAATTTACCGATGTCCATAATTATTGGAGATTTAAATGGTTTAAAGCTTACCAACGATATTTTTGGCCATAATGCTGGAGATAAACTACTTTTTAAAGCAACTGAAGCTTTTAAAGAATCCTGCCGTGAAGATGATATAATAGCTCGTTGGGGTGGGGATGAATTTATAATCCTGCTTCCTCAAACTAGCAGAAAAGATGCAGAAAAAGTTGTAAGGAGAATTAAAGAAAGTTTTAGCAAAAAAAATTCTACTGCATTATCTTCTGGTATTGCAATGGGTGTTAGTACCAAAATAGCTTCTGAAGAAGATATAATTAAGCTTATAGATGAGGCTGAAACTGAAATGTATTCCAGCAAAACTGTTAGTCGAACAGATAATGATATTAAACATATTGAAAATATCACCAATATTTTAGATGAGAAGAGCAGCAGAGAAGAAAAGCATGCTAATAGAACTGCTGAATTAGCTGCTAGACTAGCAAATAAATTAGATTTAAAAGAATCAGAATGCAAAAAAATCACTAATGCAGCTCTTTATCATGATATAGGCAAGGTTGCTGTTGATGAAGAAATCCTTAATAAAAAATCTGCTTTAACCCCTAAAGAATATGATGAAATAAAATTGCATGCTCTAACAAGTTATAGGATCTTAAATTATTTTTCCGATACAATTGATATTGCTCAATGTGTACTTGCTCATCATGAGCGCTGGGATGGTACAGGTTATCCTAAAGGTTTAAAAGAAAAGGAAATTCCATTAGCTGCAAGGATAGTTGCCATTGCAGAAGCTTATGAGGTTATGACCTCCGCTGATACTTATAAGAAAAAAAATATTTCAAAAGAAGAGGCTGTTGCTGAACTGAAAAGATGTGCAGGTAGTCAATTTGATCCAGAATTAGTTAAAAAATTTATTGAAGTTTTAAATGAAAATTAG
- a CDS encoding bifunctional metallophosphatase/5'-nucleotidase, with translation MVRTKSDYKYLILAEVIFLTAVFLLFALIVEVKAEQREEINFSILHTNDEHSALIPHYAGGNYNDSVLEEGFDFKSGGFARLASQIKEIRRRKTEKGEELLLLNAGDFIGGSIFSWLNIRGYAPELKILQELKYDIAVIGNHEFDYGPELLGDYLKEAGYPGAHEQTKILASNLKAPDDHVLKRDNLYQDTHIIELEAGLKIGFFSLIGRDAVDVIAKPGDMEFLNQHQTARNKIVDLKEKGADLIIAITHSGVAEDRELAQEVEGIDIIVGGHSHTALFEPIIENNTIIVQADSYLKYLGQLNLAYFPDDQELKIVNQKRNNDFLLPLDDEVEEDQEIANKVAEYTTHLNEFIAQMTENEFQDIEEIITYSDFNIVNQPPRSETPLGNFVTDAMRIITEQNTGNKVDVAVIGSGNIRQPIIPDQNRGVNFYNLANVVSLGEGYDDYPGYPIISVYFNGKEIAHLLEVAVLLEKLMEPHYFLHFSGLRYDYNPDDAVLFQLPILDIPIPTTRAVKNIEIFKGNGIQPINDREAYELLEKDEERLYHVVTDAYVFSFLPLVEELLPHIEFQPKKEDGSPVSLEDMEDLTLTYQNRELKVWDTVVNYAASFAEDNGKIPEYYRDTSLRINQIDTRSYFEFIVIILSMILVFLLAVLIYKKKKK, from the coding sequence GTGGTGAGAACAAAAAGTGATTATAAATATTTGATCTTAGCTGAAGTTATTTTTTTAACAGCAGTTTTTCTGCTCTTTGCTTTAATTGTTGAGGTTAAAGCTGAACAAAGAGAAGAGATTAACTTTAGTATTTTACACACAAATGATGAGCATTCAGCTTTAATTCCTCATTATGCAGGTGGCAATTATAATGATTCTGTTCTTGAGGAAGGTTTTGACTTTAAATCAGGTGGTTTTGCTCGTTTGGCATCTCAAATTAAAGAGATTCGAAGAAGAAAAACTGAAAAAGGTGAAGAACTATTGCTTTTAAATGCTGGAGACTTTATAGGTGGCTCTATATTTTCCTGGCTTAATATAAGGGGCTATGCACCAGAACTAAAAATATTGCAAGAACTAAAATATGATATCGCTGTTATTGGGAATCATGAATTTGATTATGGGCCTGAACTTCTGGGCGATTATCTTAAAGAGGCTGGTTATCCTGGTGCTCATGAGCAGACAAAGATTCTGGCTTCTAATCTTAAAGCTCCGGATGACCATGTATTAAAAAGAGATAATTTATATCAAGACACTCATATAATAGAATTAGAAGCCGGTTTAAAAATTGGATTTTTTAGTTTGATTGGTAGAGATGCTGTGGATGTAATAGCAAAACCAGGTGATATGGAATTTCTAAATCAGCATCAGACAGCTAGAAACAAAATTGTAGACTTAAAAGAAAAAGGAGCAGACTTAATAATCGCAATTACTCATTCTGGAGTAGCAGAGGATCGTGAGCTGGCCCAGGAAGTAGAGGGTATTGATATAATAGTTGGGGGACATAGCCATACTGCTCTATTTGAACCGATAATCGAAAATAATACTATTATTGTTCAGGCTGATTCTTATTTAAAATATTTAGGTCAGTTAAACTTAGCATATTTTCCTGACGATCAAGAACTAAAAATTGTTAATCAGAAAAGAAATAATGATTTTTTACTTCCTCTAGATGATGAAGTTGAAGAAGATCAAGAAATTGCTAATAAAGTTGCTGAATACACAACTCATTTAAATGAGTTTATAGCTCAAATGACCGAAAATGAATTTCAGGATATTGAAGAGATAATTACTTATTCCGATTTTAATATTGTAAATCAGCCTCCAAGATCTGAAACACCTCTGGGTAATTTTGTTACCGATGCGATGAGAATAATCACTGAGCAGAACACCGGAAATAAAGTAGATGTAGCTGTAATTGGTAGTGGTAATATTCGTCAGCCGATTATTCCTGATCAAAATAGAGGAGTTAATTTTTATAATTTGGCAAATGTAGTTTCCCTGGGTGAAGGATATGATGATTATCCCGGTTATCCAATTATTTCTGTTTATTTTAACGGAAAAGAGATTGCACACCTTTTAGAAGTAGCAGTTTTATTAGAGAAATTAATGGAGCCCCATTATTTTTTGCATTTTTCTGGTTTGCGTTATGATTATAATCCTGATGATGCAGTATTGTTTCAACTTCCAATTTTAGATATTCCAATTCCTACAACTAGAGCAGTTAAAAATATTGAAATATTTAAAGGGAACGGGATACAGCCTATTAATGACAGAGAAGCTTATGAGCTTTTAGAAAAAGACGAAGAGAGACTTTATCACGTTGTAACTGATGCCTATGTTTTTTCTTTTCTACCTTTAGTTGAAGAATTATTACCTCATATAGAATTTCAACCAAAAAAAGAGGATGGTAGTCCTGTTTCATTAGAAGACATGGAAGATTTAACATTAACTTATCAAAATAGAGAGCTTAAAGTCTGGGATACTGTGGTCAATTATGCTGCCTCTTTTGCAGAAGATAATGGGAAAATTCCTGAATATTATCGAGATACAAGTTTACGAATCAATCAAATAGATACTCGATCTTATTTTGAGTTCATAGTAATTATCCTAAGTATGATCTTAGTGTTTTTGTTAGCAGTTTTAATTTATAAAAAGAAGAAAAAATAA
- a CDS encoding TraB/GumN family protein encodes MNDNNVERIMLDDKEIILIPTAHISKRSAEQVKEVIEEEKPDSVCVELDKQRFNSIDKEDKWSEMDIFQVIKEKKSLLLLVNLIISSFQSRMAEKLGIKAGQEMMQAIESAQETESELVLADRNIQITFKRVWRGLGLFEKMKLVFQIITMLFVDEEISEDDLEALKSNDSLNIILAEMGENFPGIKRYLLDERDQYLSHKIKNAPGKKVVAVLGAAHLPGVKKELYNQQNLNKLNEIPPEVKWTKIFSWGIPLFFILLIIYSFFSNVQTGIEVSKTWIIWNGSLSALGVIIARGHIITILTAFLVAPLSSLNPALAAGWFAGLMEAYLRKPQVKDFQSLSEGITLKTLWTNKVTKILLIVILANLGSVIGTTVAGANILRILF; translated from the coding sequence GTGAATGATAATAATGTTGAACGGATAATGTTAGATGATAAAGAAATAATTTTAATTCCAACAGCCCATATTTCAAAAAGAAGTGCAGAACAGGTTAAAGAAGTAATTGAGGAAGAAAAACCTGATAGTGTTTGTGTAGAATTAGATAAGCAGAGATTTAATTCTATTGACAAAGAGGATAAATGGAGTGAAATGGATATATTTCAGGTTATTAAAGAAAAAAAATCTTTATTACTTTTGGTGAATTTGATAATTAGTTCTTTTCAAAGTAGAATGGCAGAAAAGTTAGGGATTAAAGCAGGTCAGGAAATGATGCAGGCAATAGAATCTGCTCAAGAAACTGAATCAGAACTGGTTCTTGCTGATAGAAATATTCAAATAACGTTTAAAAGAGTCTGGAGAGGTTTAGGGCTTTTTGAAAAAATGAAATTAGTTTTTCAGATTATTACTATGCTTTTTGTTGATGAAGAGATCAGTGAAGACGATCTGGAAGCTTTAAAATCTAATGATTCTTTGAATATTATTCTTGCTGAAATGGGAGAAAATTTTCCTGGAATCAAACGCTATTTACTTGATGAAAGAGATCAATATTTATCTCATAAAATAAAAAATGCACCTGGTAAAAAAGTGGTTGCTGTTCTTGGAGCTGCCCACCTTCCAGGTGTTAAAAAAGAACTTTATAATCAACAGAATCTAAACAAACTTAATGAGATACCTCCAGAAGTAAAGTGGACAAAAATATTTTCCTGGGGGATACCTCTGTTTTTCATTTTATTAATAATTTATTCTTTTTTTAGCAATGTGCAGACAGGGATTGAGGTTTCTAAAACCTGGATAATCTGGAATGGCAGCCTTTCTGCACTGGGAGTTATTATTGCCAGAGGTCACATAATTACGATTTTAACAGCTTTTTTGGTTGCACCGCTTAGTTCATTAAATCCAGCCCTAGCGGCCGGATGGTTTGCTGGATTAATGGAAGCTTATTTAAGAAAGCCGCAGGTCAAAGATTTTCAAAGCCTTTCTGAAGGTATTACCTTAAAAACTCTCTGGACAAATAAAGTAACAAAAATACTTCTGATTGTTATTTTAGCTAATTTAGGGAGTGTAATCGGAACTACTGTTGCAGGAGCTAATATTTTAAGAATACTGTTTTAA
- a CDS encoding dihydroxyacetone kinase subunit DhaK, producing the protein MPNPNYEKYLNDPDDLIEEMIDGFVKSHQKKIKQVSKRAVARKEAPIDGKVGVVSGGGSGHLPAFMGYIGEGCLDSVAVGDIFSSPSVDHIYEAIKAADGGKGVLCCIGNFTGDIMNFEMAAEMAEEDGIEVDTVIINDDVASAPKDKMENRRGVAGEVIIWKLAGAMAERGYSLSEMKEIADQALYNTRSMGVAHKPCIMPTNGEPSFELDEGEMEIGVGHHGEPGIRKAEMTTNDEITEELLNIVLEDLPYQEGDEVVVLINGLGATSPLEMYISYRKVYNMLEEEGIDIAKNYIGEFFTSQEMAGYSITLTKVDDELKKLFADPCDAVSFKQMQEDI; encoded by the coding sequence ATGCCTAATCCTAATTATGAAAAGTATTTAAATGATCCAGATGATTTGATTGAAGAAATGATCGATGGTTTTGTGAAATCACATCAAAAGAAAATCAAGCAGGTTTCTAAAAGAGCTGTAGCTAGAAAAGAGGCGCCTATTGATGGTAAGGTTGGTGTTGTTTCTGGTGGAGGTTCCGGTCACTTGCCAGCTTTTATGGGTTATATTGGTGAAGGCTGCTTAGATTCAGTTGCAGTAGGAGATATCTTTTCTTCGCCATCTGTAGATCATATTTATGAAGCAATCAAAGCTGCTGATGGTGGCAAAGGTGTTTTATGCTGTATTGGTAACTTTACCGGTGATATAATGAATTTTGAAATGGCAGCAGAAATGGCTGAAGAAGATGGTATAGAGGTTGATACTGTTATAATTAATGATGATGTTGCTTCTGCACCAAAGGATAAAATGGAAAACAGAAGAGGAGTGGCTGGTGAAGTTATTATCTGGAAATTAGCTGGTGCCATGGCCGAAAGAGGTTACTCACTATCTGAGATGAAAGAGATTGCTGATCAAGCTTTATATAATACTAGAAGTATGGGAGTTGCACACAAGCCCTGTATAATGCCAACAAATGGAGAACCAAGTTTTGAACTTGATGAAGGAGAAATGGAAATCGGAGTTGGCCATCACGGTGAACCAGGAATAAGAAAAGCTGAGATGACAACCAATGATGAGATTACTGAAGAATTGCTTAACATAGTTTTAGAAGACTTACCTTATCAAGAAGGTGATGAAGTAGTAGTATTAATTAATGGTTTAGGAGCTACTTCCCCTCTAGAAATGTATATTTCTTATCGTAAGGTATATAATATGTTAGAAGAAGAAGGTATTGATATAGCTAAAAATTACATTGGTGAATTCTTTACTTCACAGGAGATGGCAGGTTATTCAATAACATTAACAAAAGTAGATGATGAACTTAAAAAATTGTTTGCTGATCCTTGTGATGCTGTAAGCTTTAAACAAATGCAGGAAGATATCTAA